ACGGTGAAGGTGAGATGGCCGTCCTTGTACGCCCGTGAGGGGCTCTGGGAGGGGGACGCGGAGGACGGCGTCGACCCGCCGGAGTCCCCGCCCCCGCAGCCCGTGAGCAGCAGCAGGGCGAGCACGGGGGCGGCCGTACGGCGGATCAGGCGTGCGGTCGGCATAGGGGCGATTGTGCGCCCCGGGCGGGGAGAAGTGAACGTCCCCGTGTGCGAGACATGACGGTCGGCATCCTGGACCGGTTCTTGATCCTGGCTTCACCGCTGCGGCTCCCGCGGGCCGAAGCGCCCGGAAAGCCGGTGGCGAGCGGCCCGGCGTACCAGGGCGCCGCCCTGTCGGCGGCACGGACGACGGCTTCTTCGTCTTCGCACCGGCGTGACCGGGGGCGCAGGGCCGGATCCGCCGTCCGGCCCTGTCTCCCGTTCACGCCACCCGGGTGAACTCCACCGTCACCTCCGGCGGTCCGCCCGGCACGCCCCGGTAGATGCCCTTGTGGGGCGTCACGTCGTCGTAGTCCCGGCCGCGCCCCACGACCACGTGCGTCTCGTCGGCCCGCGTCCGGTTGGTGGGGTCGTAGCCGCACCAGTCGCCCGCCCAGTACTCGATCCAGGCGTGGCTCTCCCCGGCGACCGGCCGGTGGAGTTCCGCGTCCCGTTCGGGGTGGAGGTAGCCGGAGACGTACCGGGACGGCAGCCCCACGCCCCGCAGCAGGGCGACGGTGAGGTGGGTGATGTCCTGGCAGACGCCCGCGCCCTGCTCCCAGGCCTCGGCGGCGGAGGTGTTCACGCTGGTGGCGCCGGGGAGGTAGGAGACCCGGTCGGCGACCAGGGCGGAGACGGCGACGGCGGCCTCGTGCGGGTCGAGGCCCACCGCGGCCTTCCGCGCCTTCTTCAGCAGCTTGGGCGGGACCGTCGTACGGACCGTGGGGCCGGCGAACTCCAACAGGCGCGAGCTCCTGGCCCGTTCGGCCACCTCCGGCCAGCCGGGAGCGGCTGGCAGCGGTTCCGGCGGGGACGTCTCGACCAGGCTGGAGGCCGTGATGGTGAGGTCCGCGTGGGGGTCCATCAGGTCGAAGCCGGTGACCTGGGTGCCCCAGTAGTCCCAGTACGACCAGGTCGCGGTGGCCGGGGTGACGGTGACCCGGGAGTCCAGCGTGGTCTGCCCCGGCAGCGTCAGCGGCGTCATACGGACCTCGTTGTGCGAGGAGACGGCGGCCTGGGCGTACGCGACGCGGGTGATGTGCTTGATGCGGAGGCGACGGGTCATGTCAGGCTCCTTCCTGGGCCCACACCACGGGCCCCTGGTACGGGAAGAACCGCTCCGCGACCCCCTCTGCCGAGTGCAGACAGGCCTGCTGCAAGTCCTGGAGCAGGTCGGGGAGTTGATCCTGGAGGGCGTGCGAGTCGAGGTACTCCAGGCGGGTGCGCAGCCGGCCGATCGGGCGGCGCGCCGGGTCCTGGCGGGGGCGGCCCAGCGCGCTGAGGCACTCCTCCGCGGTGGTCAGCGCGTGCAGTGCCGAGCGCGGGAAGCCCCGGTCCAGGAGCAGGAACTCGGCGACCCGGGCGCTGTCGCCGAAGCCGCTGTGCACGCGCGCGTACGCCTCGTCGGCACCGGACGCGCTCAGCAGCGTCGTCCAGTCGGGCGCGTGCGCGGCGTCCAGCACCCGCACGGACAGCAGCCGTACGGTCATGTCCACCCGTTCGAGGCTGCGCCCCAGCACCACGAACCGCCAGCTGTCGTCCCGGCTCATCGTGGAGTCGGCGAGCCCGAAGAACAGCGCGGCACGCGCGCGTACCAGCTCCAGATAGCCGTACGGGCCCGTACGGCGGGCCGCGCGCCGCTGGTCGGCGAGCGCGTGCCAGGTGGAGTTGAGGCACTCCCACATCTCGGAGGAGACGGCCTCACGGGCGCTGCGGGCGTTCAGCCGCGCCGCGCCCAGCGCGCCCTCGATCGAGCAGGTCGAGCGGGCGTCGAAGGCGAGCTGGTCGAGGACCTGCTGCATGTCGACGCGCTCGTCGCCCGCGTCGACGCCGAGGATCGCGTACAGCGACCGGCAGGCCACGTCCTCGTCGCGCCAGGGGTCCTCCAGCATGCGGTGAAGATACGCGTCGAGGATGCGCCCGGTGGCGTCCGCCCGCTCGACATACCGCCCGGTCCAGGTCAGTGCCTCGGCTATCCGGGAGAGGATCACGTCGCTCATTGCTGCTGCGCTCCTTCCTGTACGGCGGCGGGGGCGCCGTCGGGACCCAGCTGACGTGGTGCGACGCCCGGCACGGCCGTCCCGGCGCTCGGTTCCTCGGGATGCTCGGCGGGCCCCTCGGCGAGGACCCAGGTGTCCTTGGAGCCGCCGCCCTGACTGGAGTTGACGATCAGGTTGCCCT
Above is a window of Streptomyces sp. NBC_00490 DNA encoding:
- a CDS encoding transglutaminase family protein, with amino-acid sequence MTRRLRIKHITRVAYAQAAVSSHNEVRMTPLTLPGQTTLDSRVTVTPATATWSYWDYWGTQVTGFDLMDPHADLTITASSLVETSPPEPLPAAPGWPEVAERARSSRLLEFAGPTVRTTVPPKLLKKARKAAVGLDPHEAAVAVSALVADRVSYLPGATSVNTSAAEAWEQGAGVCQDITHLTVALLRGVGLPSRYVSGYLHPERDAELHRPVAGESHAWIEYWAGDWCGYDPTNRTRADETHVVVGRGRDYDDVTPHKGIYRGVPGGPPEVTVEFTRVA
- a CDS encoding alpha-E domain-containing protein, whose protein sequence is MSDVILSRIAEALTWTGRYVERADATGRILDAYLHRMLEDPWRDEDVACRSLYAILGVDAGDERVDMQQVLDQLAFDARSTCSIEGALGAARLNARSAREAVSSEMWECLNSTWHALADQRRAARRTGPYGYLELVRARAALFFGLADSTMSRDDSWRFVVLGRSLERVDMTVRLLSVRVLDAAHAPDWTTLLSASGADEAYARVHSGFGDSARVAEFLLLDRGFPRSALHALTTAEECLSALGRPRQDPARRPIGRLRTRLEYLDSHALQDQLPDLLQDLQQACLHSAEGVAERFFPYQGPVVWAQEGA